A portion of the Calothrix sp. 336/3 genome contains these proteins:
- the rdgB gene encoding RdgB/HAM1 family non-canonical purine NTP pyrophosphatase, whose amino-acid sequence MTKLLVVATGNPGKLKEMQAYLQDTPWELTLKPPELDVEETGDTFAANACLKASQVAQATGNWAIADDSGLQVDALNGAPGVYSARYGSNDAERIARVLRELGDTSQRQAQFVCAVAIATPDGAIALETQGVCSGEILFAPRGNSGFGYDPIFYVPEMQLTYAEMTPEQKRKISHRGKAFLEVLQKLGNG is encoded by the coding sequence ATGACCAAACTACTCGTTGTCGCTACAGGCAACCCTGGTAAACTCAAGGAAATGCAAGCCTATCTCCAAGATACTCCTTGGGAATTAACTCTCAAACCCCCAGAGTTAGATGTTGAAGAAACAGGTGATACTTTTGCTGCTAATGCTTGTTTAAAGGCTTCTCAAGTAGCTCAGGCTACAGGTAATTGGGCGATCGCTGATGATTCTGGTTTACAAGTGGATGCCCTGAATGGTGCGCCAGGAGTATATTCTGCCCGTTATGGTAGCAATGATGCAGAGAGAATTGCTAGGGTATTACGGGAATTAGGTGATACATCACAAAGACAGGCTCAATTTGTCTGTGCAGTGGCGATCGCAACTCCAGATGGGGCGATCGCTCTAGAAACTCAAGGTGTTTGTTCCGGAGAAATCCTATTTGCACCTCGCGGAAATAGTGGTTTTGGTTACGATCCAATTTTCTATGTTCCTGAAATGCAACTTACCTATGCAGAGATGACACCAGAACAGAAACGCAAAATTAGTCATCGTGGCAAAGCTTTTCTGGAAGTTTTGCAAAAATTGGGTAATGGGTAA